One uncultured Flavobacterium sp. DNA segment encodes these proteins:
- a CDS encoding type II toxin-antitoxin system RelE/ParE family toxin has protein sequence MYSYYLSSEAKEDLRRIYYYGVSKFGIDQADNYFNMFYDCFDKIEGNPFLFPSADHIKRGYRYCVCGVDTIYYQINGDKRVEIITIIGRQDF, from the coding sequence ATGTATAGCTATTATTTAAGTAGCGAAGCCAAAGAAGATTTAAGAAGAATTTATTATTATGGTGTTAGTAAGTTTGGCATTGATCAAGCTGATAACTATTTTAATATGTTTTACGATTGTTTTGATAAAATAGAAGGAAATCCTTTTTTATTTCCTTCTGCTGACCACATTAAAAGAGGATATCGTTATTGTGTTTGTGGTGTTGATACTATTTACTACCAAATCAATGGAGATAAACGGGTAGAGATTATTACCATTATTGGAAGGCAAGACTTTTAG
- a CDS encoding PKD domain-containing protein produces MKKTLLLLFFIVLTSCYQETAIAVEGDFTTSYVDQDESVPVIIKIDCKITGADTYEWTFEGGSPSTSNLKNPGEIQYDKQGTYAIKLKATNVDGESKEISKTVVIKEGINIQFTHEIIKSTYSPVEVVLTNSTPGEGLTFKWEFQDGMPAEFTGKTPPNVVFTTPGDHTITLTVSNGFESEKQSKTIKVAPLLVSLFSYEPKFEDDDYEAPVTIYFTNKSTSATNYKWSFEGGNPATSTEENPTVVFTSAGTHEVTLEALNDKTSQIFKSTITVLPDTNLRTLTNIKLGINSAHNNSNIGAMFSTVTRQVYKANEINDQNSSLVDIVFQGLNSNFSYNRFVSPDQANNYGFMALKNAQSTIFINSQNLCNCGLNFTEAQFDAMVNDSPIKSLNISYNAAGAQEFGFTYPRIILFKTQDGRKGAIKIKDMVKNGTSSYILCDIKVQKQ; encoded by the coding sequence ATGAAAAAAACTTTACTCTTATTATTCTTTATTGTTCTTACTTCATGTTATCAGGAAACTGCTATAGCCGTAGAAGGTGATTTTACGACTTCGTATGTAGATCAGGACGAATCGGTTCCTGTTATTATTAAAATAGACTGTAAAATTACCGGTGCAGATACCTACGAATGGACATTTGAAGGAGGAAGTCCAAGTACTTCAAACCTTAAAAATCCGGGTGAGATACAGTATGACAAACAAGGCACCTATGCCATAAAACTTAAGGCAACAAATGTAGATGGAGAGAGTAAAGAAATTAGTAAAACGGTTGTAATAAAAGAGGGAATTAATATTCAGTTTACGCATGAAATTATAAAAAGTACTTATTCGCCAGTCGAGGTTGTTTTAACAAATTCGACTCCGGGAGAGGGGCTTACTTTTAAATGGGAATTTCAAGACGGAATGCCAGCAGAATTTACAGGAAAAACACCTCCAAATGTTGTCTTTACAACTCCGGGAGATCATACTATAACTCTAACGGTTTCTAACGGTTTTGAGTCAGAAAAACAGAGTAAAACCATAAAAGTTGCGCCGCTTTTAGTGAGCTTGTTTTCGTATGAACCCAAGTTTGAAGACGATGATTACGAAGCTCCTGTAACAATTTATTTTACCAATAAATCCACTAGTGCAACAAATTACAAATGGAGTTTTGAAGGCGGGAATCCGGCTACTTCAACAGAAGAGAATCCAACAGTTGTTTTTACAAGTGCTGGGACTCATGAAGTGACTTTGGAAGCTTTGAATGACAAAACAAGTCAGATTTTTAAGTCGACCATTACGGTTTTACCGGATACAAATTTGCGTACACTCACTAATATTAAATTAGGGATAAATTCAGCACATAACAATAGCAATATTGGTGCAATGTTCTCGACTGTAACGAGACAGGTTTATAAAGCCAATGAAATCAACGATCAGAATAGCAGCCTGGTGGATATTGTTTTTCAGGGCTTGAACAGCAATTTTAGCTATAATAGATTTGTATCACCGGATCAGGCAAACAATTATGGTTTTATGGCACTCAAAAATGCACAAAGCACCATTTTTATAAACTCTCAAAATTTATGCAATTGCGGATTGAATTTTACCGAGGCCCAATTTGATGCGATGGTAAATGATAGCCCGATAAAATCATTAAACATAAGTTATAATGCAGCGGGGGCTCAGGAATTTGGATTTACTTATCCAAGAATAATTTTATTTAAAACACAAGATGGACGAAAAGGAGCTATCAAAATTAAAGATATGGTAAAGAACGGAACAAGTTCTTATATTTTATGCGATATCAAAGTGCAAAAACAATAA
- a CDS encoding IPT/TIG domain-containing protein produces MKKRILLVAVLQLFMVLGSCSSDSGNDLTPTPEPPVVVIKTAKITSYSKNSGETGETVSMYGENFSDKVSDIKITFDGVAATIVSATATEIIFKLPSTDKLLPKLDLTIENRTVKNEVKNDYQGNIGVLPKASISEWFTIENVLKKDSKIYNMQIFSDKIMYYSMTDYGGSGVYRTLDGGITFKEWGRTGFSGAFSATKNDEGWADTSFWIQKVPVGGSPIMDFIKTAKGGSYYSVYVDADMKNGTIISLKGDVYTTTNGVDFSQVYDAHFDDEGYASGSISRSAEIDNDHIWAAGQKTVGKIYYPFILFKNNETDGWKEHYLVNEPNSFVTEVSFADKINGFLLMGNSSIYKTINGGDTWAKIYTGEKFTKFTFKDANTGWAVLENKIYKTVDGGTTWAIDYTHNQSIKSIAYKNNIVWAISTDKIIKRYL; encoded by the coding sequence ATGAAAAAAAGAATTCTATTAGTAGCAGTATTGCAACTTTTTATGGTATTGGGTAGTTGTAGCTCAGATTCAGGAAACGATTTAACTCCAACTCCAGAACCGCCGGTTGTGGTGATAAAAACAGCAAAAATAACATCATATTCTAAAAACTCAGGAGAAACAGGAGAAACTGTTAGTATGTATGGTGAAAATTTTTCGGATAAAGTAAGCGATATCAAAATAACTTTTGATGGCGTTGCAGCAACAATTGTTTCCGCAACGGCTACTGAAATTATATTCAAATTACCTTCTACTGATAAACTATTACCAAAATTAGATTTAACAATAGAAAATAGAACAGTTAAGAACGAAGTTAAGAATGATTACCAAGGGAATATAGGTGTTTTACCTAAGGCTTCGATTTCGGAATGGTTTACAATAGAAAATGTTCTGAAAAAAGATAGTAAAATTTATAATATGCAGATTTTTAGTGATAAAATCATGTACTATTCTATGACAGATTATGGTGGAAGTGGAGTGTACAGAACACTTGATGGAGGTATCACGTTTAAAGAATGGGGAAGAACTGGATTCTCAGGTGCTTTTTCTGCTACTAAAAATGACGAAGGATGGGCTGATACATCATTTTGGATTCAAAAAGTACCAGTCGGGGGCTCTCCAATAATGGATTTTATCAAGACAGCAAAAGGGGGGAGTTATTACTCTGTTTATGTTGATGCAGATATGAAAAACGGAACAATTATTTCTCTAAAAGGAGATGTTTATACAACGACTAATGGAGTTGATTTTTCGCAAGTTTATGATGCCCACTTTGATGATGAAGGATATGCGAGTGGATCTATAAGTAGATCTGCTGAAATTGATAATGATCATATTTGGGCTGCTGGTCAAAAAACAGTTGGAAAAATATATTATCCTTTCATTTTGTTTAAAAATAATGAAACAGACGGTTGGAAAGAGCACTATTTGGTAAATGAACCAAATTCATTTGTTACTGAAGTTTCTTTTGCCGACAAGATAAATGGTTTTCTTTTAATGGGTAATTCATCAATTTACAAAACCATAAATGGAGGTGATACCTGGGCTAAAATTTATACCGGAGAAAAATTCACAAAATTCACTTTTAAAGATGCTAATACGGGTTGGGCAGTTTTAGAAAATAAAATATACAAAACAGTAGATGGTGGTACTACATGGGCTATAGACTATACACACAATCAATCTATAAAATCAATTGCTTATAAAAATAATATTGTTTGGGCTATTTCTACAGATAAGATAATCAAACGCTATTTGTAA
- a CDS encoding SMI1/KNR4 family protein, with amino-acid sequence MSFEKELNFLKENENKDQLINNKIRSTVPEINSLKESFPNLPNDFFDYLLEVGSGNIIESQFKVMNDLFDFNDLGLEDIYYLPDNIKLFGDNYSGDFAGFDILCNKDEVVEFWHDSNELHYTGKTFRKYIREKMLME; translated from the coding sequence ATGAGTTTTGAAAAAGAATTGAATTTTCTAAAAGAAAATGAAAATAAAGATCAATTAATTAATAATAAAATTAGAAGTACTGTTCCCGAAATTAATAGTTTAAAGGAAAGTTTTCCAAATTTACCTAATGATTTTTTTGATTATTTATTAGAAGTAGGTTCTGGGAATATAATAGAATCACAGTTTAAGGTAATGAATGACTTATTTGATTTTAATGATTTAGGATTGGAAGATATCTATTATTTACCTGATAATATTAAGTTGTTTGGCGATAATTATTCAGGTGATTTTGCTGGATTTGATATATTATGTAATAAAGATGAAGTTGTTGAGTTTTGGCACGATTCAAATGAGCTTCACTATACAGGAAAAACATTTAGAAAGTATATCAGAGAGAAAATGTTGATGGAGTAG